In a single window of the Acyrthosiphon pisum isolate AL4f chromosome X, pea_aphid_22Mar2018_4r6ur, whole genome shotgun sequence genome:
- the LOC107884489 gene encoding uncharacterized protein LOC107884489 — translation MNFNRAVYHYNLLKVIAVAEACGKLDPPKQERKYWVHPINSDREESNKFNIFYENIRCYSEKFFEYYRMSISSFDELLEKIRPFITKQNTTFRNVISPEERLTITLRFLSVGLNFVALKYEFSLGRSTVSKIIKETCEVIWNILQPTEMPEPSSEQWRDIADKFYTKTQFPNCVGAVDGKHIRCVNPKNSGSIYFNYKKFFSIVLMAVVDAEYCFISIDVGAYGREGDSTVFKECPFGKRLYSEQLGLPAPVCLPNTSDNNPQPYVVIGDEAFGLHKNLLRPFPGRAINVEPDFADIIVKACCLLRNFVRRRDGVNFEDTLSNSLDDLDVHQNDSGGRSQGRDVRDYFANYFLEAGSVPFQYRFV, via the exons ATGAATTTTAACCGTGCTGTTTACCACTACAATTTACTCAAAGTAATTGCCGTTGCTGAAGCTTGTGGAAAACTAGATCCACCAAAGCAAGAACGAAAATACTGGGTGCATCCAATTAACTCTGATCGCGAAgaatcaaacaaatttaatatattttatgaaaatataaggTGTTATTCCGAAAAATTTTTTGAGTACTATAGAATGTCAATCAGTTCTTTTGACGAGCTATTGGAAAAAATACGTCCTTTTATAACGAAACAAAACACAACATTTCGTAACGTCATAAGTCCAGAAGAACGACTAACCATTACATTGAG ATTTTTGTCCGTTGGCCTGAATTttgttgcattaaaatatgaattttcacTTGGTAGAAGCActgtaagtaaaattattaaagaaacttGTGAAGTTATTTGGAACATTCTGCAGCCAACTGAAATGCCAGAACCAAGTTCAGAACAATGGCGTGATATAGCAgataaattttatacaaaaactcAATTTCCCAACTGTGTGGGAGCAGTTGACGGAAAGCACATACGATGCGTCAATCCTAAAAACTCAggatcaatttattttaattacaaaaaatttttcTCCATAGTTTTAATGGCAGTAGTGGACGCAGAATACTGCTTTATATCTATTGACGTAGGTGCATACGGACGAGAAGGTGATTCCACTGTGTTTAAAGAATGTCCCTTCGGAAAACGATTATATTCCGAACAACTTGGTTTACCAGCACCTGTTTGTTTGCCAAATACTAGTGACAATAACCCTCAGCCATATGTTGTAATTGGAGATGAAGCCTTTGGtcttcataaaaatttattaagacCCTTTCCGGGACGTG CAATAAATGTAGAACCGGATTTTGCCGATATTATTGTTAAGGCTTGTTGCCTGCTTCGTAATTTTGTTAGAAGGAGAGACGGTGTCAATTTTGAAGATACGCTAAGCAATAGCTTAGATGATTTGGACGTACACCAGAATGATTCTGGAGGTCGTTCACAAGGAAGGGATGTGAGGGACTattttgctaattattttttagaggCTGGATCTGTTCCATTTCAATAcagatttgtataa